From a single Podarcis raffonei isolate rPodRaf1 chromosome 10, rPodRaf1.pri, whole genome shotgun sequence genomic region:
- the SLCO1C1 gene encoding solute carrier organic anion transporter family member 1C1 isoform X2, whose amino-acid sequence MENSSKENTQLFSKNTILPIDRSSSRSESSASKEKGTICGGMKIFLAALSFVYFAKALSGSYLKSTITQIEKRFDIPSSLVGLIDGSFEIGNLLIIILVSYFGAKLHRPKIIGAGCLIMSFGTFLIAMPQFFMGHYRYEIFSSSSNSTISISPCLQDQNQLPVSVLERAQAQIHAGCEKEAGISMWIYVLLGNLLRGIGETPIQPLGIAYIDDHATEESAAFYIGCVQTVAIIGPIFGFLLGSLCATLYVDIGFVDMDSISITHKDSQWVGAWWLGYLIAGVVSILAAIPFWFLPKHLPRPDTRKDSSTSSEQSKFINEDNREHCITYQEQVKFLEMARDFLPSLKSLFGNPVYFLYLCSSITQFNSLIGMVTYKAKYIEQQFGQSSSKTNFVIGLINIPAVALGIFSGGLIMKKFRLNVLGAAKLSLGSSFFGYLLLLLLFAIGCKNVDVAGLTVSYKGHKQVERTLFSECNSGCICSKNEWDPICGENGITYISACLAGCKTSNGSGKDMIFYNCSCVGITELSSRQSSAVMGPCQKGNECPKMFLYFLVVSVITSFTLSIGGTPGYILLLRCINPHLKSFALGIYTLAIRVLGIPAPVYFGVSIDTTCLKWGSKRCGGQGACRLYDSNAFRYIYLGLTVVLGTMSTFLSVAVLIILKKRYTPHNETIPAIRERESTSVKSRKSDFVNSDHVIQTTYWPEKETRL is encoded by the exons ATGGAGAATTCATCCAAAGAAAACACTcagcttttttcaaaaaacacaatCCTGCCCATTGACAGGTCTTCTTCAAGATCAGAATCCTCAGCTTCGAAGGAGAAAGGAACAATCTGTGGAGGAATGAAG ATTTTTCTTGCTGCATTATCGTTTGTTTACTTTGCGAAAGCTCTGTCAGGAAGTTACCTGAAAAGTACCATCACCCAAATAGAAAAAAGATTTGATATCCCTTCATCCCTGGTTGGCCTGATAGATGGCAGCTTTGAAATTG GGAACCTTTTAATAATAATCCTGGTCAGCTACTTTGGAGCCAAACTTCATAGGCCAAAGATCATCGGAGCCGGTTGCCTGATCATGTCATTCGGAACATTTTTGATAGCCATGCCGCAATTCTTTATGGGACA CTATAGGTATGAGatattttcttcctcctccaattCAACTATCAGCATCTCCCCGTGTCTCCAGGATCAGAACCAGCTGCCTGTCTCAGTCTTGGAAAGAGCTCAGGCGCAAATCCATGCAG GGTGCGAAAAGGAAGCTGGAATTTCCATGTGGATTTACGTTTTGCTGGGAAATCTGCTACGTGGAATTGGGGAAACCCCGATCCAGCCTTTGGGGATTGCGTACATTGATGACCACGCCACAGAAGAGAGCGCAGCCTTTTACATTg GTTGTGTGCAGACGGTTGCAATAATAGGCCCCATCTTTGGCTTCCTCCTGGGGTCCTTGTGTGCCACTCTGTATGTAGACATCGGCTTTGTAGACATGG acAGCATAAGCATAACTCACAAGGACTCCCAATGGGTAGGAGCTTGGTGGCTTGGCTACTTAATAGCCGGGGTGGTCAGCATCCTTGCCGCTATCCCTTTCTGGTTCTTACCGAAACATCTTCCAAGACCAGACACCCGAAAGGATTCCAGCACTTCCTCTGAGCAGTCCAAGTTCATCAACGAAGATAACAGAGAACACTGCATCACCTACCAAGAGCAAGTGAAGTTTCTTGAGATGGCTAGAG atttCCTGCCATCACTGAAAAGCCTCTTTGGGAATCCAGTGTATTTTTTATACCTCTGCTCCAGCATCACCCAGTTCAATTCTCTCATTGGTATGGTGACTTACAAGGCAAAATACATTGAGCAGCAGTTTGGGCAATCATCTTCGAAGACCAATTTTGTCATAG GTCTCATCAATATCCCTGCTGTGGCTTTGGGGATATTCTCCGGAGGTCTGATCATGAAGAAATTCAGGCTGAACGTTTTGGGGGCAGCCAAGTTGTCCCTGGGATCCTCTTTCTTTGGctacctcctcctgctgctgctgtttgccatCGGCTGCAAGAATGTTGACGTGGCAGGCCTGACTGTCTCCTACAAAGG tCACAAACAGGTGGAACGAACTCTGTTTTCGGAGTGCAACTCGGGCTGCATCTGCTCCAAGAATGAATGGGATCCCATATGCGGAGAAAACGGAATCACCTACATCTCGGCTTGCCTTGCTGGTTGCAAAACATCCAATGGAAGTGGGAAAGACATG ATATTTTATAACTGCAGCTGTGTGGGGATCACGGAATTGTCGTCAAGGCAGTCTTCAGCTGTGATGGGACCATGCCAAAAAGGAAACGAATGCCCCAAAATGTTCCTCTATTTTCTGGTTGTATCAGTAATCACATCTTTCACCCTGTCCATTGGAGGGACTCCTGGATACATTTTACTCCTACG GTGCATCAACCCACACCTCAAATCTTTTGCATTGGGCATCTACACTTTAGCCATCCGAGTTCTTG GAATCCCGGCTCCAGTGTACTTTGGAGTCTCAATAGACACAACATGCCTCAAATGGGGAAGCAAAAGGTGTGGAGGTCAGGGGGCTTGCAGGCTGTATGATTCGAATGCCTTCAG GTATATCTATCTGGGCTTGACTGTTGTTCTGGGCACCATGTCTACCTTCTTAAGTGTCGCTGTCTTGATCATCCTGAAGAAAAGATACACCCCACACAACGAAACCATCCCAGCCATTAGAGAGCGAGAGAGCACCTCTGTTAAAAGCAGGAAAAGCGACTTCGTCAATAGTGACCACGTGATTCAGACAACCTACTGGCCAGAGAAAGAAACTCGACTTTAG
- the SLCO1C1 gene encoding solute carrier organic anion transporter family member 1C1 isoform X1, translating into MENSSKENTQLFSKNTILPIDRSSSRSESSASKEKGTICGGMKIFLAALSFVYFAKALSGSYLKSTITQIEKRFDIPSSLVGLIDGSFEIGNLLIIILVSYFGAKLHRPKIIGAGCLIMSFGTFLIAMPQFFMGHYRYEIFSSSSNSTISISPCLQDQNQLPVSVLERAQAQIHAGCEKEAGISMWIYVLLGNLLRGIGETPIQPLGIAYIDDHATEESAAFYIGCVQTVAIIGPIFGFLLGSLCATLYVDIGFVDMDSISITHKDSQWVGAWWLGYLIAGVVSILAAIPFWFLPKHLPRPDTRKDSSTSSEQSKFINEDNREHCITYQEQVKFLEMARDFLPSLKSLFGNPVYFLYLCSSITQFNSLIGMVTYKAKYIEQQFGQSSSKTNFVIGLINIPAVALGIFSGGLIMKKFRLNVLGAAKLSLGSSFFGYLLLLLLFAIGCKNVDVAGLTVSYKGHKQVERTLFSECNSGCICSKNEWDPICGENGITYISACLAGCKTSNGSGKDMIFYNCSCVGITELSSRQSSAVMGPCQKGNECPKMFLYFLVVSVITSFTLSIGGTPGYILLLRCINPHLKSFALGIYTLAIRVLAGIPAPVYFGVSIDTTCLKWGSKRCGGQGACRLYDSNAFRYIYLGLTVVLGTMSTFLSVAVLIILKKRYTPHNETIPAIRERESTSVKSRKSDFVNSDHVIQTTYWPEKETRL; encoded by the exons ATGGAGAATTCATCCAAAGAAAACACTcagcttttttcaaaaaacacaatCCTGCCCATTGACAGGTCTTCTTCAAGATCAGAATCCTCAGCTTCGAAGGAGAAAGGAACAATCTGTGGAGGAATGAAG ATTTTTCTTGCTGCATTATCGTTTGTTTACTTTGCGAAAGCTCTGTCAGGAAGTTACCTGAAAAGTACCATCACCCAAATAGAAAAAAGATTTGATATCCCTTCATCCCTGGTTGGCCTGATAGATGGCAGCTTTGAAATTG GGAACCTTTTAATAATAATCCTGGTCAGCTACTTTGGAGCCAAACTTCATAGGCCAAAGATCATCGGAGCCGGTTGCCTGATCATGTCATTCGGAACATTTTTGATAGCCATGCCGCAATTCTTTATGGGACA CTATAGGTATGAGatattttcttcctcctccaattCAACTATCAGCATCTCCCCGTGTCTCCAGGATCAGAACCAGCTGCCTGTCTCAGTCTTGGAAAGAGCTCAGGCGCAAATCCATGCAG GGTGCGAAAAGGAAGCTGGAATTTCCATGTGGATTTACGTTTTGCTGGGAAATCTGCTACGTGGAATTGGGGAAACCCCGATCCAGCCTTTGGGGATTGCGTACATTGATGACCACGCCACAGAAGAGAGCGCAGCCTTTTACATTg GTTGTGTGCAGACGGTTGCAATAATAGGCCCCATCTTTGGCTTCCTCCTGGGGTCCTTGTGTGCCACTCTGTATGTAGACATCGGCTTTGTAGACATGG acAGCATAAGCATAACTCACAAGGACTCCCAATGGGTAGGAGCTTGGTGGCTTGGCTACTTAATAGCCGGGGTGGTCAGCATCCTTGCCGCTATCCCTTTCTGGTTCTTACCGAAACATCTTCCAAGACCAGACACCCGAAAGGATTCCAGCACTTCCTCTGAGCAGTCCAAGTTCATCAACGAAGATAACAGAGAACACTGCATCACCTACCAAGAGCAAGTGAAGTTTCTTGAGATGGCTAGAG atttCCTGCCATCACTGAAAAGCCTCTTTGGGAATCCAGTGTATTTTTTATACCTCTGCTCCAGCATCACCCAGTTCAATTCTCTCATTGGTATGGTGACTTACAAGGCAAAATACATTGAGCAGCAGTTTGGGCAATCATCTTCGAAGACCAATTTTGTCATAG GTCTCATCAATATCCCTGCTGTGGCTTTGGGGATATTCTCCGGAGGTCTGATCATGAAGAAATTCAGGCTGAACGTTTTGGGGGCAGCCAAGTTGTCCCTGGGATCCTCTTTCTTTGGctacctcctcctgctgctgctgtttgccatCGGCTGCAAGAATGTTGACGTGGCAGGCCTGACTGTCTCCTACAAAGG tCACAAACAGGTGGAACGAACTCTGTTTTCGGAGTGCAACTCGGGCTGCATCTGCTCCAAGAATGAATGGGATCCCATATGCGGAGAAAACGGAATCACCTACATCTCGGCTTGCCTTGCTGGTTGCAAAACATCCAATGGAAGTGGGAAAGACATG ATATTTTATAACTGCAGCTGTGTGGGGATCACGGAATTGTCGTCAAGGCAGTCTTCAGCTGTGATGGGACCATGCCAAAAAGGAAACGAATGCCCCAAAATGTTCCTCTATTTTCTGGTTGTATCAGTAATCACATCTTTCACCCTGTCCATTGGAGGGACTCCTGGATACATTTTACTCCTACG GTGCATCAACCCACACCTCAAATCTTTTGCATTGGGCATCTACACTTTAGCCATCCGAGTTCTTG CAGGAATCCCGGCTCCAGTGTACTTTGGAGTCTCAATAGACACAACATGCCTCAAATGGGGAAGCAAAAGGTGTGGAGGTCAGGGGGCTTGCAGGCTGTATGATTCGAATGCCTTCAG GTATATCTATCTGGGCTTGACTGTTGTTCTGGGCACCATGTCTACCTTCTTAAGTGTCGCTGTCTTGATCATCCTGAAGAAAAGATACACCCCACACAACGAAACCATCCCAGCCATTAGAGAGCGAGAGAGCACCTCTGTTAAAAGCAGGAAAAGCGACTTCGTCAATAGTGACCACGTGATTCAGACAACCTACTGGCCAGAGAAAGAAACTCGACTTTAG